One Mucilaginibacter ginkgonis genomic region harbors:
- the lipB gene encoding lipoyl(octanoyl) transferase LipB — translation MKNKQVLFDDWGLIDYKEAWDKQETIFANTVNTKTTIRNLQPAPAGDSADDEITTRNYLIFCEHPHVYTLGKSGKPEHLLLDEKGLQEKNAAYYPINRGGDITYHGPGQLVAYPILDLDNFFTDIHRYLRMLEEAVILTMNHYGLNGERYPGYTGVWLDADNEKARKICAMGVRCSRWVTMHGLAFNVNPNLEYFKNIVPCGIDDKAVTSMQQELGIQLDIDEVKTILRHHISVLFDMEIIG, via the coding sequence ATGAAAAATAAACAAGTACTTTTTGACGACTGGGGCCTTATTGATTACAAAGAAGCCTGGGATAAGCAGGAAACAATTTTTGCCAATACCGTTAATACCAAGACTACCATCCGCAACCTGCAGCCGGCTCCTGCAGGTGATAGTGCTGACGATGAAATAACCACCAGAAATTACCTCATTTTTTGCGAACATCCGCACGTGTACACTTTGGGCAAAAGCGGTAAACCGGAGCATCTGTTACTTGATGAAAAAGGTTTGCAAGAAAAGAACGCCGCATATTATCCAATAAACCGCGGCGGCGATATTACTTACCATGGGCCGGGACAATTGGTGGCCTATCCTATTTTAGACTTGGATAATTTCTTCACTGATATACACCGTTACCTGCGCATGCTGGAAGAGGCCGTAATATTAACAATGAACCATTATGGGTTAAATGGCGAGCGCTATCCTGGCTATACAGGCGTTTGGCTGGACGCTGATAATGAAAAAGCGCGTAAGATTTGTGCCATGGGTGTGCGCTGCAGCCGCTGGGTGACTATGCACGGACTGGCTTTTAATGTGAACCCTAATCTTGAGTATTTCAAAAACATTGTTCCTTGCGGGATTGACGATAAGGCCGTTACCTCTATGCAACAGGAACTAGGTATCCAATTAGACATAGACGAAGTAAAAACAATCTTAAGGCATCATATTTCCGTATTGTTTGATATGGAGATCATTGGATGA
- a CDS encoding SGNH/GDSL hydrolase family protein — protein sequence MKLLEIFATALLTVGCTVNNNTAGTKMENNAHTITYLALGDSYTIGESVPAEQSFPYQLAAQLHDRKIDIADPQIIATTGWTTGALIAAIGSAQLTKKYNIVTLLIGVNNQYQGIDIATYHKEFTKLLNTAISLANGGAKHVYVLSIPDYSVTPFAANSDKEKIAKELAAYNAYNKQESERLHVSYIDITPISLQAANDASLLADDGLHPSGKMYGLWVEKLLPKVLEELDDN from the coding sequence ATGAAGCTGTTAGAAATATTTGCCACTGCGCTGCTTACAGTAGGTTGCACCGTCAATAATAACACTGCCGGCACTAAAATGGAAAATAACGCACATACGATTACTTACCTTGCCCTGGGCGATTCTTATACCATTGGTGAATCGGTGCCTGCTGAGCAATCGTTTCCGTATCAGCTGGCGGCACAGTTGCACGACCGAAAGATCGACATAGCCGATCCCCAGATTATTGCTACCACAGGGTGGACTACCGGCGCCTTGATCGCGGCAATAGGAAGTGCGCAGTTAACTAAGAAATATAATATCGTTACGTTACTGATTGGCGTAAACAACCAGTATCAGGGAATCGATATCGCTACCTACCATAAAGAGTTTACAAAGCTTTTAAATACTGCGATATCGCTTGCGAACGGCGGCGCGAAACACGTGTATGTACTTTCCATCCCGGATTATTCGGTCACACCGTTTGCTGCAAATAGCGACAAAGAAAAGATCGCTAAAGAACTTGCTGCATATAACGCTTACAACAAACAAGAAAGCGAGCGCCTGCATGTCAGCTATATCGACATCACGCCAATCTCTTTGCAAGCTGCAAATGATGCTTCGTTATTAGCTGATGACGGTTTGCATCCGTCCGGCAAAATGTATGGATTATGGGTGGAGAAGTTACTGCCGAAAGTTTTGGAAGAACTCGATGACAATTAA
- a CDS encoding L-serine ammonia-lyase produces the protein MQKEQISVFDMFKIGIGPSSSHTLGPWRAAQQFVSLLQSSQVLELVTEVKILLYGSLAKTGRGHGTDVAILLGLSGDDPVTFNVDEVTPKTEAIKSEGKLCLGGFREIGFSYIYDLLFLFTESLPFHPNAVTFQAFLSNGKAVSETYYSIGGGFVVSDNCEKSAGKAEVDLPFPIENAGELLHWCRKTGLKISEVVMENEQAWRSEQETRAGVLNIYKTISECIYRGCHTRGNLPGGLNVARRAAALNKKLIGNRAYNNYNEWVAAIRATGEGFKNILDWVSCFALAVNEENASFGRVVTAPTNGAAGVIPAVLQYYIVFCDAFKEEQVIQFLLTASEIGSIFKKGATISAAMGGCQAEIGVSSAMAAAALTECLGGTQRQAMMAAEIAMEHHLGLTCDPIGGLVQVPCIERNTMGAIKAITASQLALQSNPEYAKVSLDAVVKTMWQTALDMNSKYKETADGGLAINIPISLPEC, from the coding sequence ATGCAGAAAGAACAGATATCTGTTTTTGACATGTTTAAAATAGGTATCGGGCCGTCCAGCTCGCATACACTCGGCCCCTGGCGGGCCGCGCAGCAATTTGTGTCTTTACTGCAAAGTAGCCAGGTTTTAGAACTGGTAACAGAAGTTAAGATCCTGTTATATGGCTCACTGGCCAAAACCGGTAGGGGGCACGGCACAGACGTAGCCATTTTATTGGGCCTTAGCGGCGATGACCCTGTAACATTTAACGTAGATGAGGTAACGCCTAAAACAGAAGCTATCAAATCGGAGGGAAAGCTTTGCCTCGGCGGTTTTCGTGAGATAGGCTTTTCATACATCTACGACCTGCTCTTCCTATTTACTGAGAGTTTGCCGTTCCATCCAAACGCGGTCACATTTCAGGCTTTTTTAAGCAATGGCAAAGCAGTCTCGGAAACCTACTATTCCATCGGCGGCGGTTTTGTAGTATCAGACAATTGCGAGAAATCGGCCGGAAAGGCGGAAGTTGATCTGCCATTCCCGATAGAGAATGCTGGTGAACTGCTGCACTGGTGCCGCAAAACCGGCTTAAAAATTTCTGAGGTGGTAATGGAAAATGAGCAGGCTTGGCGAAGTGAGCAAGAGACCCGCGCAGGTGTGCTCAATATCTACAAAACTATCAGTGAATGCATTTATCGTGGCTGCCATACCAGAGGTAACTTACCGGGTGGGCTTAACGTGGCACGCCGCGCTGCTGCGCTAAATAAAAAGCTCATTGGTAACCGTGCTTATAATAATTATAATGAGTGGGTAGCTGCCATTCGCGCTACCGGCGAAGGTTTCAAGAACATACTCGACTGGGTGAGTTGTTTTGCCCTGGCAGTGAACGAAGAAAATGCTTCGTTTGGGAGGGTGGTTACCGCGCCAACTAATGGTGCTGCAGGAGTGATCCCGGCAGTACTGCAATATTATATTGTTTTCTGCGACGCGTTTAAAGAAGAACAGGTAATTCAGTTTTTGCTTACCGCGTCTGAGATCGGCAGCATATTTAAAAAAGGCGCGACGATATCTGCAGCTATGGGCGGCTGTCAGGCCGAGATAGGCGTATCATCTGCAATGGCCGCGGCAGCGCTGACAGAATGTTTAGGTGGTACGCAAAGACAGGCTATGATGGCAGCAGAAATTGCTATGGAACACCACCTTGGTCTAACCTGCGATCCGATAGGCGGACTTGTTCAGGTGCCGTGCATAGAGCGCAACACCATGGGGGCGATTAAGGCCATAACAGCATCGCAATTGGCATTACAATCAAACCCCGAGTATGCTAAAGTAAGTTTAGATGCCGTAGTGAAAACCATGTGGCAAACGGCTTTAGACATGAATTCTAAATACAAAGAAACTGCTGATGGCGGTTTAGCCATTAATATTCCTATAAGTTTGCCGGAGTGTTAG
- a CDS encoding mechanosensitive ion channel family protein, giving the protein MDLQLFYSKASTWIIDKGPKLIVGIIIFFIGLWIIRVIRNTLKKRMTRNEVHSTLQPFFLSLSITALYLILIILVMEIVGIELTIFTTVIGAATVAAGLALSGTLQNFAGGILILLLKPFDLDDNILAQGQDGTVTSIQVFYTEILTPDNKTVIIPNGKLFNEVITNVSRKGTRRIDIEIKLGYAADSDEVIAIITKCVAEIKDILASPKSIVGVFALDVDGIRYTLKVWVKPQNFLRVKLELQGLVIRRLRAAGIKLPGM; this is encoded by the coding sequence ATGGATCTACAACTCTTCTACAGCAAAGCCTCTACATGGATCATTGACAAGGGTCCGAAACTCATAGTAGGCATCATCATATTTTTTATCGGTCTTTGGATAATTCGTGTTATCCGCAATACACTTAAAAAGCGTATGACGCGTAATGAGGTGCACTCAACGCTTCAACCTTTTTTTCTTAGCCTGTCAATCACCGCCTTGTACCTTATCCTCATCATCCTGGTGATGGAAATAGTAGGTATAGAACTTACCATATTTACCACGGTAATCGGAGCGGCTACAGTTGCGGCAGGTTTAGCCTTGTCCGGTACGCTTCAAAACTTTGCTGGCGGAATATTGATCTTGTTGTTAAAACCCTTTGATCTGGATGATAATATTTTGGCACAAGGGCAGGATGGTACAGTTACTTCTATACAGGTTTTTTACACGGAGATATTAACGCCTGATAACAAAACGGTGATCATACCAAACGGGAAACTCTTTAACGAGGTGATCACCAATGTGTCGAGAAAGGGAACCCGCCGAATAGACATTGAAATTAAATTAGGTTACGCCGCCGACTCGGACGAAGTGATCGCTATCATTACTAAATGTGTCGCCGAGATCAAGGATATTTTGGCTTCGCCGAAAAGCATTGTAGGCGTTTTCGCGCTGGACGTTGACGGCATTCGATACACTTTAAAAGTTTGGGTAAAGCCGCAAAACTTCCTTCGCGTTAAACTGGAATTGCAAGGTTTAGTGATAAGACGTTTGCGTGCCGCCGGAATAAAATTGCCGGGCATGTAA
- the groL gene encoding chaperonin GroEL (60 kDa chaperone family; promotes refolding of misfolded polypeptides especially under stressful conditions; forms two stacked rings of heptamers to form a barrel-shaped 14mer; ends can be capped by GroES; misfolded proteins enter the barrel where they are refolded when GroES binds): MSKQVKYNVEARDALKRGVDILANAVKVTLGPKGRHVIIDKKFGSPAVTKDGVSVAKEIELKDAIENMGAQMVKEVASKTADIAGDGTTTATVLAQAIVTAGIKNVAAGANPMDLKRGIDKAVKQVVDNLKSQKQDVGDDFGKIKQVASISANNDDVIGEMIADAMKKVGTSGVITVEEAKGTETEVKTVEGMQFDRGYLSPYFVTNSDKMEVELDNPYILIYDKKISSMKELLPILEKQVQTGKPLLIIAEDLDGEALATLVVNKIRGSLKVAAVKAPGFGDRRKAMLEDIAVLTGGTVISEERGYKLESAELDMLGQAEKVTIDKDNTTVINGVGDSDNIKARVSEIRAQIEVTTSDYDKEKLQERLAKLSGGVAVLYIGAASEVEMKEKKDRVDDALHATRAAVEEGIVAGGGVAFIRAVASLQDLKGDNEDENTGIQIIRRAIEEPLRQICDNAGIEGSIVVQKVKEGSADFGYNARTNVYENLIGAGVIDPTKVSRVALENAASIASMLLTTECVLADEVEENAHSHAAPPMGGGMGGMM; the protein is encoded by the coding sequence ATGTCTAAACAAGTTAAATATAACGTTGAAGCCCGTGACGCCCTGAAAAGAGGTGTTGACATTCTGGCAAACGCAGTGAAAGTTACTTTAGGCCCTAAAGGCCGCCACGTTATCATCGACAAAAAATTTGGTTCACCGGCGGTAACTAAAGACGGTGTAAGCGTAGCGAAAGAAATTGAATTGAAAGACGCCATTGAAAACATGGGCGCACAAATGGTAAAAGAAGTAGCATCTAAAACTGCTGATATTGCGGGTGACGGTACTACCACTGCAACCGTATTGGCTCAGGCTATTGTTACTGCAGGTATTAAAAACGTTGCTGCCGGTGCAAACCCAATGGATTTAAAACGCGGTATCGATAAAGCAGTTAAGCAAGTTGTTGACAATCTTAAATCTCAGAAACAAGATGTTGGCGACGACTTTGGTAAAATAAAGCAAGTAGCATCTATTTCTGCTAATAACGATGACGTTATAGGCGAGATGATCGCTGACGCGATGAAAAAAGTTGGTACATCAGGCGTGATCACTGTTGAAGAAGCAAAAGGTACCGAAACAGAAGTTAAAACTGTAGAAGGTATGCAGTTTGACCGTGGTTACTTGTCGCCATACTTTGTAACCAACTCAGACAAAATGGAAGTTGAGTTAGACAACCCTTACATTTTGATCTATGACAAGAAGATCTCTTCTATGAAAGAGTTGTTGCCGATATTGGAGAAACAAGTACAAACCGGTAAACCGCTGTTAATTATTGCTGAAGATCTTGACGGCGAAGCATTAGCTACTTTGGTAGTTAACAAGATCCGCGGTTCGCTGAAAGTTGCTGCCGTTAAAGCTCCGGGTTTTGGTGATCGTCGTAAGGCAATGTTAGAAGATATCGCCGTATTAACAGGCGGTACAGTAATATCTGAAGAGCGTGGCTATAAACTGGAAAGCGCAGAGCTTGATATGTTAGGCCAGGCAGAAAAAGTAACTATCGATAAAGACAACACCACCGTTATAAACGGTGTGGGCGACTCTGATAACATTAAAGCCCGCGTTAGCGAGATCCGTGCTCAAATCGAAGTAACAACTTCTGATTATGACAAAGAGAAATTGCAAGAGCGTTTAGCTAAGCTATCTGGCGGGGTTGCGGTATTATACATCGGTGCAGCATCAGAGGTTGAGATGAAAGAGAAAAAAGACCGTGTTGATGACGCGTTACACGCTACACGCGCTGCTGTTGAAGAAGGTATCGTAGCAGGTGGTGGTGTTGCTTTCATCCGTGCAGTTGCATCTTTGCAAGACCTTAAAGGTGATAATGAAGATGAGAACACAGGTATCCAGATCATTCGTCGCGCTATAGAAGAGCCATTACGTCAGATCTGTGACAACGCGGGTATCGAAGGTTCAATCGTGGTACAAAAAGTTAAAGAAGGCTCTGCCGACTTTGGCTACAATGCACGCACCAATGTTTATGAAAACCTAATAGGCGCAGGCGTTATAGACCCAACTAAAGTATCACGTGTTGCTTTAGAGAACGCTGCTTCTATCGCTTCTATGTTGTTAACTACAGAATGTGTGTTAGCAGACGAAGTTGAAGAGAACGCGCATTCACATGCTGCTCCGCCAATGGGTGGTGGAATGGGCGGGATGATGTAA
- a CDS encoding co-chaperone GroES — protein sequence MSLNIKPIGDRIFVEPAPKETKTASGIYIPETAQEKPQVGTVVAVGPGKYADLTGNIIPINVKVGDQVYYSQYAHEITYEGKSYLVLREADIYGVIV from the coding sequence ATGTCATTAAACATTAAGCCAATTGGAGACAGGATATTTGTAGAACCTGCGCCTAAAGAAACCAAAACAGCATCAGGTATTTATATTCCGGAAACCGCACAAGAGAAACCACAAGTTGGTACAGTTGTGGCAGTGGGCCCCGGCAAATATGCCGACCTTACCGGTAACATTATTCCGATCAATGTTAAAGTTGGCGACCAGGTTTATTACAGCCAGTACGCTCACGAGATCACTTACGAAGGTAAAAGTTACCTGGTATTAAGAGAAGCCGACATTTACGGTGTAATTGTTTAA
- the secG gene encoding preprotein translocase subunit SecG produces the protein MYFILIIVAIIVCILLGFIVLIQNPKGGGLSSNFSSSSQLMGVQKTGDILERGTWILAITLMVLSLAINVAVKSSTGRAAGAGSEYQNQIDKASAPSATAPATNLALPTAPAPKKDSTKK, from the coding sequence ATGTATTTTATCTTAATTATTGTTGCCATTATAGTTTGTATCCTTTTAGGCTTTATCGTATTGATACAAAATCCTAAAGGCGGTGGTTTATCATCAAATTTCTCGTCATCATCTCAATTGATGGGCGTGCAAAAAACAGGCGATATTTTGGAGAGAGGTACCTGGATATTGGCGATCACTTTAATGGTATTGTCTTTGGCTATTAACGTAGCGGTAAAAAGCAGCACCGGCCGCGCGGCAGGCGCAGGCAGCGAATACCAAAATCAAATTGATAAGGCTTCTGCACCATCTGCAACAGCACCGGCAACCAACCTGGCTTTGCCAACCGCGCCAGCCCCTAAGAAAGACTCCACTAAGAAGTAA
- a CDS encoding LptE family protein — protein sequence MLNRKFFIPALIILLACFNQSCSYTLSGASISANLKTINVQFFENNAPLVVNNLSQTFTESLKDRIRSQTRLAIVRGEANATMSGNIIGYSITPVSVQATNTSTAPPIASASRLTITVNVKYSTFTDKDDKKNDFEQQFSRYADFTGDIASQEQGLIAQINRQLTEDIFNKAFANW from the coding sequence ATGCTTAACCGCAAATTTTTTATACCGGCGCTGATCATCCTTTTGGCATGCTTTAACCAAAGCTGCTCTTACACACTAAGTGGTGCATCTATATCCGCAAACCTCAAAACCATCAACGTGCAATTCTTTGAAAACAATGCGCCGTTGGTGGTCAACAACCTTAGCCAAACATTTACAGAAAGCCTTAAAGACCGCATCCGTTCGCAAACCCGTTTGGCAATTGTAAGGGGCGAGGCCAATGCGACCATGTCAGGCAATATCATCGGCTATTCTATTACGCCGGTTTCTGTACAGGCAACAAATACGTCAACCGCGCCGCCTATAGCATCGGCCAGCAGGTTAACAATTACCGTTAACGTTAAGTACAGCACCTTTACTGATAAGGACGATAAGAAGAATGACTTTGAGCAGCAGTTTAGCCGCTACGCTGATTTTACGGGCGATATCGCATCACAAGAGCAAGGCTTGATTGCGCAAATTAACCGCCAGCTTACCGAAGACATTTTTAACAAAGCCTTTGCTAATTGGTAG